In Melitaea cinxia chromosome 4, ilMelCinx1.1, whole genome shotgun sequence, a single genomic region encodes these proteins:
- the LOC123669945 gene encoding uncharacterized 30.3 kDa protein-like: MSEICNLYFVIILSFYFLIVRCDNGFDTDKFHSESNETSLRAYMSGVRMGIIKVEKYPLKEFLIHDENIFQGIYKEYLSLNVTSPLNYEEWLIMNNFGILPDTQESLFERKVSKRSTADNKKRFVNTVKKGDILITGRGIGGLIGHAAIMTTDYWVLEMPGGPGWEHGIKSNNRQISKHAWFDEHKSDWTTVYRCGRGDAAHEAAIWADHTYYNPSGGATKTKHITYKITTDIWSTNPSYCSKLVIQAYYYGTGKKKVIRDLSIAGRIIVPTTIPSYFLSPYTLINKGKF; this comes from the exons ATGAgtgaaatatgtaatttatattttgttattattttatcgttctattttttaattgttcgaTGTGACAATGGTTTTGATACAG ACAAATTTCATTCAGAATCGAACGAGACAAGTTTACGAGCTTATATGAGCGGTGTCCGCATGGGTATAATCAAAGTTGAAAAATATCCGCTCAAAGAGTTTTTGATACACgacgaaaatatatttcaagGTATTTATAAGGAATATCTCTCGTTGAACGTAACTTCGCCGCTTAATTATGAGGAATGGCTTATTATGAACAACTTTGGAATTCTTCCGGACACCCAGGAATCGTTATTTGAAAGAAAAGTTAGTAAACGTAGTACGGCTGATAATAAAAAGCGTTTCGTTAACACCGTCAAGAAAGGGGATATACTTATAACCGGTCGCGGCATAGGTGGTTTAATCGGTCACGCAGCGATAATGACTACGGATTACTGGGTACTAGAAATGCCAGGCGGCCCTGGGTGGGAACAtggtataaaaagtaataatcgcCAAATTAGTAAACACGCTTGGTTCGACGAACATAAATCTGATTGGACGACTGTGTATCGCTGTGGAAGAGGAGACGCAGCGCACGAGGCTGCTATATGGGCTGATCACACCTACTACAACCCAAGTGGAGGTGCAACTAAAACGAAACACAtcacatataaaataacaacaGATATATGGTCTACAAATCCGAGCTATTGTTCCAAGCTTGTAATACAGGCGTACTATTATGGAACAGGAAAAAAGAAAGTCATTAGGGATTTATCTATCGCTGGCAGGATTATTGTGCCCACAACAATACCATCGTATTTCTTGAGTCCGTACACGTTAATTAATAAAGGAAAGTTTTGA
- the LOC123669946 gene encoding uncharacterized protein LOC123669946: protein MRTCLAVSILLIAFVAMVQSDTYSAVHKIQKRQIVKPTVIYVKPPPGCIFYECIANCKSRGYKSGGYCTINGCQCLR from the exons ATGAGGACGTGTTTAGCTGTATCTATTTTGTTAATAGCCTTTGTGGCGATGGTGCAAAGTGATACTTACA GTGCGGTTCATAAAATACAGAAGAGACAAATAGTCAAACCAACTGTGATATATGTGAAACCCCCGCCCGGTTGCATATTTTACGAGTGCATTGCCAACTGCAAATCACGAGGATATAAAAGTGGTGGATACTGCACGATCAATGGATGCCAATGCTTGCGATAA
- the LOC123669947 gene encoding defense protein 6-like, giving the protein MKTYLVFAVVLLVAVATFAQSNELSQNDEVVEIFPNEPVHMLQKRQLNRLPSCQLWECSSNCRRRGFKGGYCAYTGCSCY; this is encoded by the exons ATGAAGACGTATTTAGTATTCGCTGTTGTTCTGTTGGTGGCTGTTGCCACCTTCGCCCAAAGCAACGAGCTCAGCCAAAACGATGAAGTTGTAGAAATCTTTCCAA ATGAACCAGTGCACATGTTACAAAAGAGACAGTTGAACAGGTTACCTAGTTGCCAGCTGTGGGAGTGTTCCTCTAACTGCAGGAGACGAGGCTTCAAAGGTGGCTACTGTGCCTATACTGGTTGTTCATGCTACTAA
- the LOC123669948 gene encoding uncharacterized protein LOC123669948 codes for MKIDTERVIIEVHLRPVLWDKRNELYKNRDAREAAWRDILKELAPNYENLSEEERKEADKKIQQRWRTARDTYQKDKISEKNQPSGSGSKKKKKKYSYYDILTFLDSTTETAGEESLCEEMSEQSNLETPNESTQPDTSRQESSHPTSKQKQVKSKKQAPSEFEAQLLECLKSNQLELESEDLAFFQSLQPSLKRFTRYQKLMFRTKVLNIVMEMESQTQPAYYSPIPTTSSSAFTELDSLSPINQDYQTNSIIQDTSSLNDNAISSAAVNDNETLISTESGLFNITSYDVIYTPATTSSTGESNVNAQDTNLQRNE; via the exons ATGAAAATCGATACAGAACGAGTAATCATTGAAGTTCATCTGCGGCCCGTTTTGTGGGATAAACGCAATGAATTATACAAAAACAGGGACGCGAGGGAGGCTGCATGGAGAGATATTTTGAAGGAATTGGCACCTAACTACGAAAATTTGAGCGAAGAGGAAAGAAAAGAGGCGG ACAAGAAAATACAACAACGCTGGCGAACAGCAAGGGACACTTACCAGAAAGACAAGATATCTGAAAAAAATCAGCCATCCGGCTCTGGGagtaagaagaagaagaagaaatattctTACTATGACATTTTGACTTTCTTAGACAGTACAACGGAAACTGCTGGAGAAGAGTCACTCTGTGAAGAAATGTCTGAACAAAGTAATTTAGAAACACCTAATGAGTCCACGCAACCAGATACTTCACGTCAAGAAAGTTCTCACCCAacatcaaaacaaaaacaagtaaaatcTAAAAAGCAAGCACCATCTGAATTTGAGGCACAGTTATTAGAATGCTTAAAGTCTAATCAACTGGAGCTAGAAAGTGAGGATTTGGCTTTCTTTCAGTCTCTGCAGCCTTCATTAAAAAGATTCACTAGATATCAAAAACTAATGTTCAGAACAAAAGTGTTAAATATAGTTATGGAAATGGAAAGTCAAACACAACCTGCATACTACAGTCCCATACCTACAACAAGTTCTAGTGCTTTTACTGAGCTTGACAGTTTGTCACCGATAAATCAAGATTACCAAACCAATAGTATAATCCAGGATACTTCGAGTCTTAACGACAATGCTATTAGTTCTGCTGCAGTGAATGACAATGAAACTCTTATTTCGACTGAAAGCGGCCTGTTTAATATCACGTCTTATGACGTAATTTATACCCCAGCAACAACATCATCTACAGGCGAAAGTAATGTCAACGCTCAGGATACAAATTTACAAAGAAATGAATga